The proteins below are encoded in one region of Coffea arabica cultivar ET-39 chromosome 4c, Coffea Arabica ET-39 HiFi, whole genome shotgun sequence:
- the LOC113738458 gene encoding LOB domain-containing protein 40-like, whose protein sequence is MRMSCNGCRVLRKGCSEKCSIKPCLHWIKSPEAQANATVFLAKFYGRAGLLNLINAGPDHLRPGIFRSLLYEACGRIVNPIYGSTGLLWSGNWHLCQAAVEAVLSGSPISQVSADSAACTVCPPLKAGDIRHVSKDENSAGSAARDLHKVKCSKGKFKRAGVKQPKVRVESPDVDNAARVMWSWSHKEEEEEEEVVGSPSRDSGVSQHVEPPSRGGECGDADSASVETVEESLVKPDEPADGSDVELELTLGFEPVLCRQRKVGRHESDGGVNK, encoded by the exons ATGCGGATGAGCTGCAATGGATGCCGGGTTCTCCGGAAAGGGTGTAGTGAAAAATGCAGCATCAAACCTTGCCTTCATTGGATCAAGTCCCCCGAAGCCCAGGCCAACGCCACCGTCTTCCTTGCCAAGTTTTACGGCCGCGCCGGCCTCCTCAACCTCATCAATGCTGGCCCTGATCACCTCCGCCCCG GGATATTTAGATCTTTGTTATACGAGGCATGTGGGCGAATTGTGAATCCAATATACGGCTCGACTGGCTTGTTGTGGTCGGGAAACTGGCATCTCTGTCAAGCTGCAGTTGAAGCCGTTCTTAGTGGCTCCCCGATTTCGCAAGTTTCGGCCGACTCGGCTGCATGCACCGTGTGCCCACCCCTCAAGGCAGGTGATATTCGCCACGTGTCCAAGGACGAGAACTCGGCTGGCTCAGCAGCGCGAGATCTTCACAAGGTGAAGTGTAGTAAGGGCAAGTTCAAGCGAGCCGGGGTGAAGCAGCCGAAGGTGAGGGTGGAGTCGCCTGATGTGGATAACGCGGCTCGAGTTATGTGGAGCTGGTCTCacaaagaggaggaggaggaggaagaggttGTGGGATCGCCGAGCCGTGACTCGGGAGTGAGCCAGCATGTTGAGCCGCCGAGTCGGGGCGGTGAGTGTGGGGATGCTGACAGTGCTTCCGTGGAGACGGTGGAGGAGTCGCTTGTTAAGCCGGATGAGCCAGCCGATGGGAGTGATGTGGAGCTGGAGCTGACTCTCGGCTTTGAGCCTGTTCTGTGTAGGCAGCGGAAAGTGGGGCGCCATGAATCCGACGGAGGTGTTAACAAGTAA